A DNA window from Betta splendens chromosome 6, fBetSpl5.4, whole genome shotgun sequence contains the following coding sequences:
- the LOC114857524 gene encoding suppressor of tumorigenicity 7 protein homolog isoform X1 codes for MEVSMFLNTLTPKFYVALTGTSSLISGLILIFEWWYFRKYGTSFIEQVSVSHLRPLLGGVDSSTPSNSNSTNGEADSSRQSVSECKVWRNPLNLFRGAEYNRYTWVTGREPLTYYDMNLSAQDHQTFFTCDSDHLRPADAIMQKAWRERNPQARISAAHEALELEDCATAYILLAEEEATTIMEAERLFKQALKAGESCYRRSQQLQHHGTQYEAQHRRDTNVLVYIKRRLAMCSRKLGRTREAVKMMRDLMKEFPLLSMFNIHENLLESLLELQNYADVQAVLAKYDDISLPKSATICYTAALLKARAVSDKFSPEAASRRGLSTAEMNAVEAIHRAVEFNPHVPKYLLEMKSLILPPEHILKRGDSEAIAYAFFHLQHWKRVEGALNLLHCTWEGTFRMIPYPLEKGHLFYPYPICTETADRELLPTVFHEVSVYPKKELPFFILFTAGLCSFTAMLALLTHQFPELMGVFAKAFLSTLFAPLNFIMEKVESILPSSLWHQLTRI; via the exons ATGGAGG TAAGCATGTTTCTCAACACCCTGACACCCAAGTTTTACGTGGCTCTGACGGGCACTTCCTCCCTCATATCAGGACTTATACTG atctttgAGTGGTGGTATTTCAGAAAATACGGGACCTCGTTCATAGAGCAGGTGTCTGTGAGTCACcttcgccccctgctgggaggcGTTGATAGCAGCACCCCCAGCAACTCCAACAGCACCAATGGAGAGGCCGACTCCAGTCGGCAGAGTGTGTCGG AATGTAAAGTGTGGAGAAATCCGCTGAATTTATTTCGGGGAGCTGAATACAATcg GTATACGTGGGTAACGGGTCGAGAGCCGCTGACATATTACGACATGAACTTGTCGGCACAAGACCACCAGACGTTCTTCACCTGCGACTCAGACCACCTCCGGCCTGCCGACGCCA TCATGCAGAAAGCGTGGAGGGAGAGGAACCCACAGGCTCGCATCTCTGCAGCACACGAAGCTCTGGAGCTCGAAGA CTGTGCGACAGCCTACATCCTcctggcggaggaggaggccaccACCATCATGGAGGCCGAGCGCTTGTTCAAGCAGGCGCTGAAGGCTGGAGAGAGCTGCTACcgccgcagccagcagctgcagcatcacggGACGCAGTACGAGGCCCAGCACA GACGGGACACCAACGTGCTGGTGTACATCAAGAGGAGACTGGCCATGTGCTCCAGGAAGCTGGGCCGAACACGGGAGGCCGTGAAAATGATGAGGGAT ttAATGAAGGAGTTCCCTCTCCTCAGTATGTTCAACATCCACGAGAACCTGCTGGAGTCGCTACTAGAGCTCCAGAACTATGCCGACGTCCAGGCTGTTCTGGCCAAGTATGACG aTATTAGCTTACCCAAATCTGCAACAATATGCTACACAGCAGCCTTGCTCAAAGCCAGGGCGGTGTCAGACAA GTTCTCCCCAGAGGCAGCGTCCAGACGAGGGCTGAGCACAGCGGAGATGAACGCAGTAGAAGCCATTCACAGAGCGGTGGAGTTCAACCCCCACGTCCCCAAA tatCTGCTGGAGATGAAGAGTCTGATTCTCCCTCCAGAGCACATCCTGAAGCGAGGCGACAGCGAGGCCATCGCCTACGCCTTCTTCCACCTGCAGCACTGGAAACGGGTGGAGGGGGCGCTCAACCTGCTGCACTGCACCTGGGAGGGTA CCTTCAGAATGATCCCGTATCCCCTGGAGAAGGGTCACCTGTTCTACCCCTACCCCATCTGCACAGAGACGGCCGACAGGGAGCTGCTACCCA CAGTGTTTCACGAGGTGTCAGTTTACCCCAAGAAGGAGCTGcccttcttcatcctcttcacgGCCGGCCTCTGCTCCTTCACCGCCATGTTGGCTCTGCTCACGCACCAGTTTCCTGAGCTCATGGGAGTGTTTGCTAAAGCG TTTCTCAGCACGCTGTTTGCTCCTCTGAACTTCATCATGGAGAAGGTGGAGAGCATCCTGCCGTCCAGCCTCTGGCACCAACTCACCCGCATCTGA
- the LOC114857524 gene encoding suppressor of tumorigenicity 7 protein homolog isoform X2, with the protein MEVSMFLNTLTPKFYVALTGTSSLISGLILIFEWWYFRKYGTSFIEQVSVSHLRPLLGGVDSSTPSNSNSTNGEADSSRQSVSECKVWRNPLNLFRGAEYNRYTWVTGREPLTYYDMNLSAQDHQTFFTCDSDHLRPADAIMQKAWRERNPQARISAAHEALELEDCATAYILLAEEEATTIMEAERLFKQALKAGESCYRRSQQLQHHGTQYEAQHRRDTNVLVYIKRRLAMCSRKLGRTREAVKMMRDLMKEFPLLSMFNIHENLLESLLELQNYADVQAVLAKYDDISLPKSATICYTAALLKARAVSDKFSPEAASRRGLSTAEMNAVEAIHRAVEFNPHVPKYLLEMKSLILPPEHILKRGDSEAIAYAFFHLQHWKRVEGALNLLHCTWEGTFRMIPYPLEKGHLFYPYPICTETADRELLPMFHEVSVYPKKELPFFILFTAGLCSFTAMLALLTHQFPELMGVFAKAFLSTLFAPLNFIMEKVESILPSSLWHQLTRI; encoded by the exons ATGGAGG TAAGCATGTTTCTCAACACCCTGACACCCAAGTTTTACGTGGCTCTGACGGGCACTTCCTCCCTCATATCAGGACTTATACTG atctttgAGTGGTGGTATTTCAGAAAATACGGGACCTCGTTCATAGAGCAGGTGTCTGTGAGTCACcttcgccccctgctgggaggcGTTGATAGCAGCACCCCCAGCAACTCCAACAGCACCAATGGAGAGGCCGACTCCAGTCGGCAGAGTGTGTCGG AATGTAAAGTGTGGAGAAATCCGCTGAATTTATTTCGGGGAGCTGAATACAATcg GTATACGTGGGTAACGGGTCGAGAGCCGCTGACATATTACGACATGAACTTGTCGGCACAAGACCACCAGACGTTCTTCACCTGCGACTCAGACCACCTCCGGCCTGCCGACGCCA TCATGCAGAAAGCGTGGAGGGAGAGGAACCCACAGGCTCGCATCTCTGCAGCACACGAAGCTCTGGAGCTCGAAGA CTGTGCGACAGCCTACATCCTcctggcggaggaggaggccaccACCATCATGGAGGCCGAGCGCTTGTTCAAGCAGGCGCTGAAGGCTGGAGAGAGCTGCTACcgccgcagccagcagctgcagcatcacggGACGCAGTACGAGGCCCAGCACA GACGGGACACCAACGTGCTGGTGTACATCAAGAGGAGACTGGCCATGTGCTCCAGGAAGCTGGGCCGAACACGGGAGGCCGTGAAAATGATGAGGGAT ttAATGAAGGAGTTCCCTCTCCTCAGTATGTTCAACATCCACGAGAACCTGCTGGAGTCGCTACTAGAGCTCCAGAACTATGCCGACGTCCAGGCTGTTCTGGCCAAGTATGACG aTATTAGCTTACCCAAATCTGCAACAATATGCTACACAGCAGCCTTGCTCAAAGCCAGGGCGGTGTCAGACAA GTTCTCCCCAGAGGCAGCGTCCAGACGAGGGCTGAGCACAGCGGAGATGAACGCAGTAGAAGCCATTCACAGAGCGGTGGAGTTCAACCCCCACGTCCCCAAA tatCTGCTGGAGATGAAGAGTCTGATTCTCCCTCCAGAGCACATCCTGAAGCGAGGCGACAGCGAGGCCATCGCCTACGCCTTCTTCCACCTGCAGCACTGGAAACGGGTGGAGGGGGCGCTCAACCTGCTGCACTGCACCTGGGAGGGTA CCTTCAGAATGATCCCGTATCCCCTGGAGAAGGGTCACCTGTTCTACCCCTACCCCATCTGCACAGAGACGGCCGACAGGGAGCTGCTACCCA TGTTTCACGAGGTGTCAGTTTACCCCAAGAAGGAGCTGcccttcttcatcctcttcacgGCCGGCCTCTGCTCCTTCACCGCCATGTTGGCTCTGCTCACGCACCAGTTTCCTGAGCTCATGGGAGTGTTTGCTAAAGCG TTTCTCAGCACGCTGTTTGCTCCTCTGAACTTCATCATGGAGAAGGTGGAGAGCATCCTGCCGTCCAGCCTCTGGCACCAACTCACCCGCATCTGA